In Lactiplantibacillus pentosus, the sequence AGGCCCGCTGGAAACAGTGCAAGTTACCATAAACTTTCAGCGGTAGCTGCGTCCTAGTCCGGCTTCCAGGCATTCTGTGCAATGGCCGGAGCGTGGTGGACACAGATTTAAGCCGAAAGCCCACGTCTTAAATACTGGTCTTTCACTAACCAAGCACAAGACGCTTGCTAAGTGAAATTTCACCACTGGGCCTTGCCCAGAATACCTTCCAGCCGGGATAGTAGTCGAAAGGCGGACATGTGCGGACCCAACTTTTTGTTGGATCAGTCGTTGGCTCCTAAGTAGACGGTCATTTTGATATTGAACTGTCAGACTGGTTTCTAGCAATCGCTAATTTTTTCACCCATGATTTAAGGCTTCAGACAAACAACTTCACTGAGTTTGTCAGAATTTTCTCCACTCGTCTGAGATAGCAAAATCTTGAATTCTTGGCGAATGTTACTTTATAGACTAAATCCAAGTCTAGTTTTCGTCGAAATTAGCGGCATTGAGATGCGTAAATAATCCTCAGGTAATCTTCTCAGTAATTGAATGCCATCAGTTATCTCCCTTACCGAATAAGCCTTTGCCTGAAGGACCTGTCACTAAATATTCAGCAATCAATTGTACCCAGATAGGTGGCCGTTCATCTGCCATTCGAGCGGCTTCCCGACTGTAGGGGCCGGCTGACAATGCTCAAGGGCGAAATTCTTCTTGTCCGGGTGGTCTTCTCGGGCTAGAAGAAGACTCGTATTTGAAATTGCGCAGTGATTTTCTGCGTGAGTTCAAATCGATGTCCGCCCTGTTCCAGCGTTGTCAGCCAGCCCCGGAGGTCGGAATAGGGCGCGCATCGGCTGACGAACAGTAATCCAAACCGGCATGATTTAATCATGATCCATGACGACTTAACCAACCCAATGTGTTTAGCTTGAATGTTGGCGCATCCCATCCGTTTGGGTCAATAGCCACCCGCAATGCCCATGGGCGCACAATCGTGGTATACTGGAAAACGAATTTATTTTGAAGGGATTTGAGTTTGTGAATATTCGCGACATTGATCATATCACCCTAACCGTCACCGATATTGCCCGGTCATTGCGGTTTTATCATGAAGTGTTCGACCTGCCGATCGTGACCTTTGAAGGTGACCGGCAAGCGGTCCTCGTGGGCAAACAAAAGATTAATTTTGAAACGGTTGCCGCACCCCACCAACCGGCAGCGGCAACGCCCACGCCTGGAAGTGCTGACCTTTGCTTGATTGCCAAAGATAACTTAGACGATATTCAACACCACCTCAAGAGCTATTTCGTGGATATCGTCGAAGGCCCCGTTGAACGCACTGGTGCCCACGGTCAACTAACTTCACTGTACGTTCGCGACCCCGATAATAATCTGATTGAAATCAGCAACTACCGCTAAGTTCGGTGGTTTAGAATTTAGGGCTAAAACTAACGCCAAGCGACATCGGTTTATTGTAACCAGTGTCGCTTGGCGTTTTTAGCAGGATCAATTTTTGACGCAATCCTCGTCATTCGGATTAATATGCCGTCTAAATGTTGGGTTTCTCAATTACTTCCAATCAACGTACGAAACTAACTCACGGACCCGTCTTCACCCGT encodes:
- a CDS encoding VOC family protein, producing MNIRDIDHITLTVTDIARSLRFYHEVFDLPIVTFEGDRQAVLVGKQKINFETVAAPHQPAAATPTPGSADLCLIAKDNLDDIQHHLKSYFVDIVEGPVERTGAHGQLTSLYVRDPDNNLIEISNYR